A portion of the Carya illinoinensis cultivar Pawnee chromosome 11, C.illinoinensisPawnee_v1, whole genome shotgun sequence genome contains these proteins:
- the LOC122282137 gene encoding uncharacterized protein LOC122282137, producing the protein MTLLALVFRVEAFTLVFCTSFQLDADNLDELYVSLSLKEKENKEVSVEPSRLEEVLERGENCLIMKLLIQKHYNHEAFKQTMRKVWRLVKSVKFHDLNAELTVVEFEDSRDRAKVIREGPWSFDKHLVLLKEFDGLIQISKLDLVKAPFWVRIHDLPLIAQNEYIGKLVGSALGEVLEVDLDKGEMEWGEYMRVQVMLDISKPFLRRKHLNVGKGASCLVNFSYERLPDICFFCGVLGHTLKDCEVTDAVKVDQTKLSYGQWLRAGFMSNRKVVGW; encoded by the coding sequence ATGACTCTCCTCGCTCTGGTTTTCAGGGTAGAGGCTTTCACCCTCGTCTTCTGTACGAGTTTTCAACTGGATGCGGATAATCTGGATGAATTATATGTGAGTTTGTCTTTAAAGGAGAAGGAGAATAAGGAGGTGTCGGTGGAGCCGAGTAGATTGGAAGAAGTGTTGGAACGTGGAGAGAATTGTTTGATTATGAAGCTTCTGATTCAGAAACATTATAATCATGAAGCTTTTAAACAGACAATGCGAAAAGTTTGGCGTCTGGTGAAGAGTGTGAAATTTCACGATTTGAATGCCGAGCTTACAGTGGTTGAGTTTGAAGATAGCCGAGACAGAGCCAAAGTTATACGTGAAGGTCCTTGGAGCTTTGATAAACATTTGGTGTTATTGAAGGAGTTTGATGGTCTGATACAGATCAGTAAACTTGATTTGGTTAAGGCTCCTTTTTGGGTCCGTATCCATGATTTACCACTGATTGCCCAGAATGAGTATATTGGGAAATTGGTTGGCAGTGCGTTGGGGGAGGTTCTGGAGGTTGATCTGGATAAGGGGGAAATGGAATGGGGGGAGTACATGCGAGTCCAAGTGATGTTGGATATTTCCAAACCATTTTTGCGTAGGAAGCATTTGAATGTGGGGAAGGGAGCTTCATGCTTGGTGAATTTTTCCTACGAAAGACTGCCAGATATATGTTTTTTCTGTGGAGTGTTGGGACACACGTTAAAGGACTGTGAAGTTACAGATGCTGTCAAGGTTGATCAGACCAAGCTTTCGTATGGGCAATGGTTGAGAGCCGGGTTCATGAGTAATCGAAAGGTGGTAGGGTGGTGA
- the LOC122282138 gene encoding uncharacterized protein LOC122282138, translated as MEVLSSIDMKVTTDMNVELLKPFVTKEVEDALKQMHPSKAPRPDGMSPIFFQKYWHVLGKSVTDAFLLSLNSGDFPSELNHTFLTLIPKKASPSKVADFRPISLCNVLYKILSKVIANRLKKILPDVISDIQCAFVPGRQISDNVLIAYETLHFLRLKRYGTKGFMSLKLDMSKAYDRVEWTFLAKIMESLGFARNFISLIMKCVRTISFSVLVNGSPKGPIIPSRGIKQGDPLSPYLFLLCTEGLISLFINSAGREGVKRVQICRGAPRVNHLLFADDSLIFCQANVATNEKIQILLNKYERASGHCINKEKTSMVFSKNVSDELKSDIMQLWGGSHTQQYEKYLELPPLVGRSKKQAFSSIKSRVWQKLQLWKSKLLSQGGREVLIKAVGMSIPTYAMSCFLFPKSLCKELEMMMASFGGEIRGRGINFTRWRSVGNRKSVNFFKDPWIPDYNLPLNNSEFDEDLKVHSLIDMSTGWWNIQALRALFNPNVVQKILQLNISVHVKDSLFWVHEKNGIYSVNSAYRMLQQGLSNDMGQDSRESMESVFWRCLWHLKIPKQIKIFAWRACHEKLPTFKNLKHKHVLENDICVICTSCVEDAAHALFYCSDVRQVWLDYCPKLGEIVSDLSFWDLANLAHDRGSNDVLATFLVVAWGLWNRRNKFIYEDVSLHITTAINSALSLQQDESFSAGVGVILRDHNGDVVVVVSKVEREVSSAEFIEVIALLRGLQLCAQWGVPKIILKSNSLILVNSLNESSKCLTDFDFILQDFRRLVNGFEEARLEHVHRLGNGAAHQLARYAKEVEDIVM; from the exons ATGGAGGTATTATCGAGTATTGATATGAAAGTAACAACTGATATGAATGTAGAGCTCTTAAAACCCTTTGTGACCAAGGAAGTGGAGGATGCACTCAAACAAATGCACCCCTCAAAAGCACCCAGACCCGATGGTATGTCTCCTATTTTTTTCCAGAAGTATTGGCATGTTCTTGGTAAATCTGTTACTGATGCTTTTCTGTTATCTCTGAATTCTGGGGATTTTCCTAGCGAATTGAATCATACTTTCCTTACTCTTATTCCTAAAAAAGCATCACCTTCAAAAGTGGCAGATTTTAGACCgattagtctttgtaatgtgcTTTATAAAATTCTGTCTAAAGTCATTGCAAATAGACTTAAGAAGATCTTGCCGGATGTTATTTCTGATATTCAATGTGCCTTTGTTCCGGGTAGACAAATTTCTGATAATGTGCTTATTGCTTATGAGACTTTGCATTTTTTGAGATTGAAGAGATATGGAACTAAAGGTTTTATGTCTCTTAAACTagatatgagcaaagcatatgatagggtggagtggacATTTTTGGCAAAAATTATGGAATCACTTGGTTTTGCTCGTAACTTTATAAGTTTGATTATGAAGTGTGTGCGAACAATTTCCTTTTCAGTATTGGTTAATGGTAGTCCCAAAGGCCCTATAATTCCAAGTAGGGGAATCAAACAAGGAGATCCTTTATCTCCTTATCTATTCCTCTTATGTACTGAAGGCCTAATCTCTTTGTTTATAAATTCTGCTGGTAGAGAAGGTGTTAAGCGGGTTCAAATTtgtagaggtgcacctagagtAAATCACTTGCTGTTTGCGGATGATAGTCTTATTTTTTGCCAAGCTAATGTTGCCACTAATGAAAAGATCCAGATCTTATTAAACAAATATGAGAGAGCTTCGGGGCATTGTATTAACAAAGAAAAGACTTCTATGGTTTTTAGTAAGAATGTTAGTGATGAGTTGAAGTCTGATATTATGCAACTTTGGGGAGGTAGTCATACACagcaatatgaaaaatatttggaactACCACCTTTAGTTGGGAGATCAAAAAAACAAGCTTTCTCTAGTAtcaaaagtagagtttggcaGAAATTACAGTTGTGGAAAAGTAAATTATTATCACAAGGGGGAAGAGAGGTACTCATTAAGGCAGTAGGAATGTCTATCCCTACATATGCTATGAGCTGTTTCTTGTTCCCAAAGTCTCTTTGTAAAGAGTTAGAGATGATGATGGCCAGTTTTGGTGGGGAAATCAGGGGCAGGGGAATAAATTTCACTAG GTGGAGATCAGTGGGGAATCGTAAATCCGTTAATTTCTTTAAAGACCCATGGATTCCTGATTATAATTTGCCTCTCaataattctgagtttgatgaAGATTTAAAAGTTCATTCTTTGATTGATATGAGTACGGGTTGGTGGAATATACAAGCTTTaagagctctattcaatccaaatgtgGTTCAAAAAATTCTGCAGCTTAATATTTCTGTTCATGTTAAAGATTCTTTGTTTTGGGTGCATGAGAAAAATGGAATTTATTCAGTCAATAGTGCTTACCGAATGTTACAGCAGGGTCTCTCTAATGATATGGGGCAGGACTCAAGGGAGAGTATGGAATCAGTTTTTTGGAGATGTTTGTGGCATCTAAAAATTCCTAAACAAATCAAGATCTTTGCATGGAGGGCTTGTCATGAAAAACTACCAACTTTCAAGaatttaaaacacaaacatGTGCTTGAGAATGATATTTGTGTTATCTGTACTAGTTGTGTTGAAGATGCTGCTCATGCCTTATTTTATTGCAGTGATGTGAGACAAGTGTGGTTGGATTATTGTCCTAAATTAGGTGAGATTGTTTCTGATCTCTCTTTTTGGGATTTGGCAAATTTGGCTCATGATAGAGGTTCTAATGATGTGTTGGCCACTTTTTTGGTAGTTGCTTGGGGACTATGGAATAGAAGGAACAAGTTCATTTATGAAGATGTATCCCTGCATATTACTACTGCTATTAATAGTGCTCTGTCGTTACAGCAAGA TGAATCTTTTTCTGCTGGGGTTGGGGTTATTTTGAGAGATCATAATGGGGATGTTGTAGTAGTTGTTAGTAAGGTGGAAAGGGAGGTTTCTTCAGCTGAATTTATTGAAGTGATTGCTTTGTTGAGAGGCCTACAACTGTGTGCTCAATGGGGTGTaccaaaaatcatattaaaatctaattctTTGATTCTTGTCAACTCTTTGAATGAAAGTTCTAAGTGTCTAAcggattttgattttattttacaagATTTTCGAAGGCTTGTGAATGGGTTTGAAGAAGCAAGACTTGAGCATGTTCATCGCTTGGGTAATGGTGCTGCCCATCAATTGGCAAGATATGCAAAAGAAGTTGAAGACATTGTAATGTAG